One Brassica napus cultivar Da-Ae chromosome C2, Da-Ae, whole genome shotgun sequence DNA window includes the following coding sequences:
- the LOC106380453 gene encoding 21.7 kDa class VI heat shock protein, with product MARSSGSLKLEISTDDKTPGKWSVPLGEDVFRSFLSSGGGSEKVVFSEGSIFSPFLFGKYFDPSDAFPLWEFEADVLLGSLRSLGQSRVDWSQTDQAYVLKSDLPVVGKNNVQVYVDVNGKVMEISGQWKTAANGDWRSCRWWEYGYVRRLELPGDADLKNSEAFISNKDGYSFLEIKIPKNKF from the exons ATGGCTAGGAGTAGTGGAAGCCTCAAATTAGAGATCAGCACCGACGACAAGACGCCGGGAAAGTGGAGCGTACCGCTTGGCGAGGACGTTTTCCGGAGTTTCTTGAGCAGCGGAGGAGGCTCGGAGAAGGTTGTGTTCAGCGAGGGATCTATTTTCAGCCCTTTTTTGTTCGGGAAGTACTTTGATCCGTCAGATGCGTTTCCTTTATGGGAATTCGAGGCGGATGTTTTGCTGGGGAGCCTCAGGAGCTTAGGACAGAGTAGAGTCGACTGGTCTCAAACCGATCAAGCTTATGTCCTTAAATCGGACCTCCCCG TGGTGGGGAAAAATAACGTGCAGGTGTATGTGGACGTTAATGGAAAAGTGATGGAGATTAGCGGCCAATGGAAAACGGCGGCCAACGGCGATTGGAGAAGCTGCCGGTGGTGGGAATACGGCTACGTCCGCCGTCTCGAGCTTCCCGGCGATGCCGACCTCAAAAACTCCGAAGCTTTCATCTCAAACAAAGACGGCTACTCTTTCTTAGAGATCAAAATCCCCAAGAACAAGTTTTAA